A genomic region of Photobacterium swingsii contains the following coding sequences:
- a CDS encoding porin — translation MDIKTTNKTVLAACVSALLASTSLQAATIYQNENGDNLKLYGEVGVGGHFGAKFEYGEFYKDQTYIDDSFATLGVKGKNGQLVYRLELDFERENWKYGSGDMVLSIDKMFIGYALNDYHYVEFGLTDTAFDDYDKWGDFTFDTTVETGEAGDQDATVKYEGTYGSFKLGTSYSYNAKSSSGSHLGDVVNGYFGYFGSRFSAVVGLEGRGGAEGESKYGKQKLAGLGMRFAVTDNFHLGFNGYLEDEDIAQTKIPTDITDPNNSVHLYNDYQTLYRRGALISGKYEFTPQWEMTGSANYEAYEEWDKDNEFWDTKEHSWGSSRTWGTLGVNFKPTPSSIIALEANAGDAAQDVYAYTRIYF, via the coding sequence ATGGACATTAAAACGACTAACAAAACAGTGTTAGCAGCATGCGTCTCTGCCCTTCTTGCTTCTACTAGCCTACAAGCAGCAACCATTTACCAAAATGAAAACGGCGACAACTTAAAGCTTTATGGCGAGGTTGGTGTTGGTGGTCACTTTGGTGCAAAGTTTGAGTACGGTGAGTTTTACAAAGACCAAACCTACATCGATGACTCCTTTGCAACTTTGGGTGTGAAAGGTAAAAACGGCCAATTAGTCTACCGCTTAGAACTAGACTTTGAGCGTGAAAACTGGAAGTACGGCTCTGGCGACATGGTGCTTAGCATCGATAAAATGTTCATTGGCTACGCCCTAAATGATTACCACTATGTTGAATTTGGCTTAACCGATACAGCCTTTGACGATTACGACAAATGGGGTGACTTCACATTCGATACCACAGTTGAAACAGGTGAAGCTGGCGACCAAGACGCAACAGTTAAATATGAAGGGACTTATGGCAGCTTCAAGCTAGGTACGTCATACAGCTACAACGCTAAATCTTCTTCAGGCTCTCATCTTGGCGATGTTGTTAACGGTTACTTCGGCTACTTTGGCAGTCGTTTTTCAGCTGTCGTAGGCCTTGAAGGGCGCGGCGGTGCAGAAGGCGAATCTAAGTACGGAAAGCAGAAACTTGCAGGTCTTGGTATGCGCTTCGCTGTTACCGATAACTTCCACCTTGGCTTTAATGGTTACCTTGAAGACGAAGATATAGCTCAAACCAAAATCCCTACCGATATCACAGATCCAAACAACAGCGTTCACCTCTATAACGACTATCAAACTCTTTACCGTAGAGGTGCATTAATCTCAGGTAAATACGAATTCACACCGCAATGGGAAATGACAGGCTCAGCCAACTATGAAGCCTATGAAGAGTGGGATAAAGATAACGAGTTTTGGGATACCAAAGAACACAGTTGGGGTTCAAGCCGCACATGGGGCACGCTGGGCGTGAACTTCAAACCAACCCCATCATCCATCATTGCACTTGAAGCCAATGCTGGCGATGCAGCACAAGATGTGTACGCCTACACGCGTATTTACTTCTAA
- a CDS encoding DUF3080 domain-containing protein translates to MIVLTLSVSLALTGCDNSGEHHFNDYHQRLANVLEVDPIPFHPQEDLPSFPSTRDLYIPIDDIRIGLLDAYELRRCGLFQLIADRNSSLGKVQDKTRQLRYELLLLNGLERCLTQIIPTSRDNPISQSLIEELTPIKQKKQQQLGTIIWNMLTTGKEWRQQFVLYPHTFAIDHLAGFTANLSAMEDIFALLEYSQKQGYIENNQPTLSSIPNGIDEAIVNRLLTHQEKIHRSRYFGQLFYSIANATQWLNTTTQLLNQQENQIRCGKQRNQQQAEYLRNVFYRYYNRQIQPYLAELDSQYRQIQPILQQIFAQSPYQDPELITYKETFIDGKAHQLFRKAVMDHTKFWQRTFQRCQFKVGI, encoded by the coding sequence ATGATTGTTTTGACTCTATCTGTTAGCTTAGCCCTAACAGGATGCGACAACAGTGGTGAGCACCACTTCAATGACTATCATCAACGTCTAGCCAACGTATTGGAGGTCGACCCAATACCTTTTCATCCTCAAGAGGATTTACCTAGCTTTCCTTCAACACGCGATTTATATATACCAATAGACGACATACGTATCGGGTTACTAGATGCGTATGAACTGCGTCGCTGTGGTTTATTTCAACTTATTGCCGACAGGAACTCCAGCCTAGGAAAAGTCCAAGACAAAACTCGCCAACTCAGATATGAATTGCTGCTGTTGAACGGGCTAGAAAGATGCCTGACACAAATCATACCAACGAGCCGTGATAACCCTATCAGCCAGTCTTTAATTGAGGAACTCACACCAATAAAGCAAAAAAAACAGCAACAGCTGGGTACAATTATATGGAATATGCTTACAACAGGCAAAGAGTGGCGGCAACAATTCGTGCTCTATCCGCACACTTTTGCCATCGACCATCTCGCAGGGTTCACAGCTAACCTTTCAGCAATGGAAGATATATTTGCGTTATTGGAGTATTCGCAAAAACAAGGTTATATCGAAAACAACCAACCAACGCTTAGCTCAATTCCGAATGGTATTGATGAAGCCATCGTAAACCGATTATTAACCCACCAAGAAAAAATCCATCGGAGCCGTTACTTTGGCCAGCTATTTTACTCGATTGCCAATGCAACCCAATGGCTTAACACCACAACACAATTACTGAATCAGCAAGAAAATCAAATCCGGTGTGGAAAACAGAGAAACCAGCAACAAGCTGAATACCTAAGAAATGTGTTTTACCGCTATTATAATCGTCAGATCCAACCTTATCTCGCCGAGCTAGATTCTCAATATCGCCAGATTCAGCCAATTTTACAGCAGATATTTGCACAATCGCCGTATCAAGATCCCGAACTCATTACTTATAAGGAAACTTTCATTGATGGCAAAGCACATCAGCTTTTTCGAAAAGCTGTCATGGATCACACAAAATTTTGGCAACGCACCTTTCAGCGCTGCCAATTTAAAGTTGGAATATAA
- a CDS encoding rhodanese-like domain-containing protein, whose product MKIKAILCLFIAMVSFSSWASERSEQAWALIEQGAFLVDVRTPDEFSQGHLAGSTNYPLNTINTAFANVDKEMPIVVYCRSGNRSGKAMDYLKNAGLTHVHNGGGLEEMQSSQPK is encoded by the coding sequence ATGAAAATCAAAGCTATCTTGTGCCTATTTATCGCCATGGTTTCTTTTTCTAGCTGGGCATCAGAACGAAGCGAACAAGCATGGGCACTTATCGAGCAAGGTGCATTCTTGGTTGATGTACGTACTCCAGATGAATTTAGCCAAGGTCACCTTGCAGGCTCAACCAACTACCCCTTGAACACTATCAATACCGCTTTTGCCAACGTAGATAAAGAAATGCCCATTGTTGTGTATTGCCGCAGTGGTAATCGCTCTGGTAAAGCGATGGATTACTTAAAAAATGCAGGCCTTACTCACGTACATAATGGTGGTGGATTAGAAGAGATGCAGTCCTCTCAACCTAAATAA
- a CDS encoding DUF5062 family protein, with product MKKNKNDAKLLKKALELGMAFAKKQGYNDLERHVSSTDKVECIYRLLVQYKQITPLAVDQEDGVNMKHKLVLWISRLLPPDHELLK from the coding sequence ATGAAGAAAAATAAAAATGATGCAAAGTTACTCAAAAAAGCGCTAGAACTCGGTATGGCATTTGCTAAAAAGCAGGGTTATAACGATTTAGAACGTCATGTATCTTCCACCGACAAGGTTGAATGCATTTACCGTTTATTAGTGCAATACAAGCAAATTACTCCTCTCGCTGTTGATCAAGAAGATGGCGTTAATATGAAACATAAACTGGTTCTTTGGATATCTCGCCTCTTACCGCCCGATCACGAATTACTGAAATAA